In a genomic window of Aeromicrobium panaciterrae:
- the nuoL gene encoding NADH-quinone oxidoreductase subunit L, with product MFDLQWLLIAIPLAGAAILLTWGKEADGFGHLIGTVASAASFVLGVILFAQLLGKPEDDRSHTTTLFTWIDAGRFHVDMSFTFDQLSGLFVLLITGVGTLIHIYSIGYMEHDERRRRFFAFLNLFIAAMLTLVLAADYLVMFLGWEGVGLASYLLIGFWQHKDSAAAAAKKAFVVNRVGDLGMALAIMLMFAQFGTSAIEAVNESIPGATQNVATAMGLLLLLGACGKSAQVPLQSWLLDAMEGPTPVSALIHAATMVTAGVYLIVRSAAIFDASEAARTAVIVVGLVTLLAGAWIGCTKDDIKKALAGSTMSQIGYMMLAAGLGPAGYAFAIFHLITHGFFKANLFLGAGSVMHGMNDDVDMRHYGAVRKAMPFTFATFAIGYLAIIGFPGFSGFFSKDKIIEAAFGHNVWVGLGTLLGAGVTAFYMTRLMMMTFFGEKRWQEDVHPHESPKVMTVPLIALAALSVLGGALAIGGWIGDWLAPVVGEAHHEELPIPAIAITLLVGAVVAVGVALGYFLYGTRPIAGETPADASVSAWTKAGRHELYGNEINDAVAVRPTRHLTRFLVWFDRMGVDGLVTGIADRLGDTSQFLRQPQTGYVRSYALMMFGGAALVLLALLAVTLA from the coding sequence ATGTTTGACCTTCAGTGGCTCCTGATCGCCATCCCGCTCGCCGGGGCAGCGATCCTTTTGACCTGGGGCAAGGAAGCCGACGGCTTCGGCCACCTCATCGGCACGGTGGCCTCGGCCGCGTCCTTCGTCCTCGGCGTGATCCTGTTCGCGCAGCTTCTCGGCAAGCCCGAGGATGATCGCTCGCATACGACCACGCTGTTCACCTGGATCGATGCAGGGCGCTTCCACGTCGACATGTCGTTCACGTTCGACCAGCTGTCCGGGCTGTTCGTCCTGCTGATCACAGGTGTCGGCACGCTGATCCACATCTATTCGATCGGCTACATGGAGCACGACGAACGGCGCCGCCGGTTCTTCGCGTTCCTCAACCTGTTCATCGCCGCGATGCTCACGCTGGTCCTCGCCGCTGACTACCTCGTGATGTTCCTCGGCTGGGAAGGCGTCGGCCTGGCGTCGTACCTGCTGATCGGCTTCTGGCAGCACAAGGACTCGGCAGCCGCCGCCGCAAAGAAGGCTTTCGTCGTCAACCGCGTCGGCGACCTCGGTATGGCGCTCGCGATCATGCTGATGTTCGCGCAGTTCGGCACCTCCGCGATCGAGGCGGTCAACGAATCCATCCCCGGTGCCACGCAGAATGTTGCGACGGCGATGGGTCTGCTTCTCCTGCTGGGCGCGTGCGGCAAGTCGGCACAGGTGCCGCTGCAGAGCTGGCTCCTCGACGCCATGGAGGGCCCGACCCCGGTGTCAGCCCTGATCCACGCGGCGACCATGGTCACCGCCGGCGTCTACCTCATCGTTCGGTCCGCTGCGATCTTCGATGCCTCCGAAGCAGCTCGTACCGCGGTCATCGTCGTCGGACTCGTCACGCTTCTCGCCGGCGCTTGGATCGGTTGCACCAAGGACGACATCAAGAAGGCGCTCGCCGGTTCGACCATGAGCCAGATCGGCTACATGATGCTCGCGGCCGGTCTCGGCCCCGCTGGATACGCGTTCGCGATCTTCCACCTCATCACGCACGGCTTCTTCAAGGCCAACCTGTTCCTCGGCGCCGGCTCGGTGATGCACGGCATGAACGATGACGTCGACATGCGGCACTACGGAGCCGTACGCAAGGCGATGCCGTTCACATTCGCGACGTTCGCCATTGGTTACCTCGCGATCATCGGATTCCCCGGCTTCTCCGGCTTCTTCTCCAAGGACAAGATCATTGAGGCAGCCTTCGGCCACAACGTCTGGGTCGGCCTCGGCACCCTGCTGGGCGCCGGCGTGACCGCGTTCTACATGACGCGACTCATGATGATGACGTTCTTCGGCGAGAAGCGCTGGCAGGAAGATGTCCATCCGCACGAGTCACCCAAGGTCATGACTGTCCCGCTGATCGCCCTGGCCGCGCTGTCGGTGCTCGGTGGAGCTCTCGCGATTGGCGGCTGGATAGGGGACTGGCTCGCACCGGTGGTTGGCGAAGCCCATCACGAAGAGCTGCCGATCCCCGCGATCGCCATCACGCTGCTCGTCGGTGCGGTCGTCGCCGTCGGTGTCGCCTTGGGCTACTTCCTCTACGGCACCCGGCCGATCGCCGGTGAGACTCCCGCCGACGCGTCGGTGTCCGCCTGGACCAAGGCAGGTCGCCACGAGCTCTACGGCAACGAGATCAACGACGCGGTCGCCGTACGTCCGACTCGCCACCTGACCCGATTCCTTGTGTGGTTTGACCGCATGGGCGTAGACGGACTCGTCACCGGCATCGCTGACCGACTCGGCGATACCTCACAGTTCCTGCGTCAGCCGCAGACCGGATACGTCCGCTCCTACGCGCTGATGATGTTCGGCGGCGCTGCCCTCGTTCTCCTTGCTCTCCTGGCGGTGACCCTCGCATGA
- the rarD gene encoding EamA family transporter RarD: MNDSRSGVILGAAAYLCWGFFPLYWPLLDPAGSLEILAHRVIWSLLFVLILIAATRRWRTFRSIASDRRMMIILICASVVISFNWGGFIYGVTNGHVLETSLGYFINPLVTVLLGVFILKETLRPVQWAAVAIGGIAVVVLAVDYGRPPWIALLLAFSFATYGFLKKKANLNTFEGLGMETLILAPVALTFLITLELRSDLTFGHAGVGNVLLLIGTGVVTAIPLLLFGAAATRLTLTTIGLLQYLGPILQFIFGLWIFDEDMSSARWVGFILVWLALVLFTADNLRNRRRASKLEPAPIEC; encoded by the coding sequence GTGAACGACTCCCGCAGCGGCGTAATCCTTGGCGCTGCGGCCTATCTCTGCTGGGGATTCTTCCCGCTCTACTGGCCTCTGCTCGACCCCGCCGGGTCGCTCGAGATCCTTGCCCACCGGGTCATCTGGTCGCTGTTGTTCGTCCTCATACTCATCGCCGCGACCCGTCGCTGGAGGACGTTCCGTAGCATCGCGAGCGATCGACGCATGATGATCATCCTGATCTGCGCCTCGGTCGTCATCTCGTTCAACTGGGGTGGCTTCATCTACGGCGTCACCAACGGCCACGTGCTCGAGACGTCGCTCGGCTACTTCATCAACCCGCTGGTGACAGTGCTGCTTGGCGTCTTCATCCTCAAGGAGACCCTGCGACCGGTGCAGTGGGCGGCCGTGGCGATCGGCGGGATCGCGGTGGTCGTGCTTGCGGTCGACTACGGACGCCCGCCGTGGATCGCGTTGCTGCTCGCGTTCTCGTTCGCGACGTACGGGTTTCTCAAGAAGAAGGCCAACCTCAACACCTTCGAAGGTCTCGGCATGGAAACGCTGATCCTGGCGCCGGTCGCTCTGACATTCCTGATCACGCTTGAGCTACGCAGCGACCTGACGTTCGGCCATGCAGGAGTCGGCAACGTCCTGCTTCTCATCGGAACAGGCGTCGTCACAGCTATCCCACTTCTGCTGTTCGGCGCGGCCGCTACACGCCTGACGCTGACGACCATCGGCCTTCTTCAGTACCTCGGCCCGATCCTTCAGTTCATCTTCGGACTGTGGATCTTTGACGAGGACATGAGCAGCGCCCGCTGGGTCGGCTTCATCCTCGTCTGGCTCGCCCTGGTGCTGTTCACCGCCGACAATTTGCGGAACCGAAGGCGCGCCTCGAAGCTGGAGCCTGCGCCGATCGAGTGCTAG
- the nuoK gene encoding NADH-quinone oxidoreductase subunit NuoK: MNEYITLSLILFTIGSVGVLVRRNAIVVFMCIELMLNATNLAFVSFSRQHGNLDGQVAAFFVMVVAAAEVVVGLAIIVSIYRTRRSASVDEASLLKS, translated from the coding sequence GTGAACGAGTACATCACTCTCTCGCTGATCCTCTTCACGATCGGCTCGGTCGGCGTCCTCGTCCGGCGCAATGCGATCGTCGTCTTCATGTGCATCGAGCTGATGCTCAACGCGACCAACCTCGCGTTTGTCAGCTTCTCCCGCCAGCACGGCAACCTCGACGGGCAGGTGGCCGCATTCTTCGTGATGGTCGTTGCCGCAGCCGAGGTTGTCGTTGGTCTGGCGATCATCGTGTCCATCTATCGCACGCGTCGTTCGGCTTCGGTCGACGAGGCGAGCCTGTTGAAGTCATAA
- a CDS encoding NADH-quinone oxidoreductase subunit M codes for MILSVLAAVPIVGAIALALLPKSTSGAQLNAKVIALGVSLITLVVSLIALARYDLDAGGYQLTEKHEWITAFGAWYSVGVSGIGLTLILLTTVLTPIVILAAWDDRLPQASNTNAYFAWMLAVEGLALGAFMATDAFLFYVFFEATLIPLYFLIGSFGGPNRSYAAVKFLIYNLVGGLLMLASIVGLYVVSSRDGGATYLLTDLSNIEMSTTTERLLFLGFMAAFAIKAPLWPLHTWLPDAAGQATPGTSVLMVSVVDKIGTFGMITWCLYLFPEAADWASPVIITLAVISILYGALLAVGQDDIRRLIAFTSVSHFGFIILGIFAFTTTSMAGSTLYMFNHGLSTAALFLVTGMMIARRGSAKISDFGGVQKIAPIMSGILLIAGLSSLSLPGLAPFISEFMVLAGTFTRSIPAAAFATLGIVLAALYILIMYQRTMTGPLREDNQGVHDLIPREIAALAPAIVLIIGLGFFPQPVLNVINPAIDEVASHIGKGDPEPKSPVSIAPTTPEGGHE; via the coding sequence ATGATCCTGTCCGTACTCGCCGCCGTCCCCATCGTGGGAGCAATTGCTCTGGCGCTGCTGCCCAAGTCGACGTCGGGCGCCCAGCTCAACGCCAAGGTCATCGCGCTGGGCGTCTCGCTGATCACGCTCGTGGTGTCGCTGATCGCCCTCGCGCGCTACGACCTCGATGCGGGTGGCTACCAGTTGACCGAAAAGCACGAGTGGATCACGGCGTTCGGAGCCTGGTACTCCGTCGGCGTCAGCGGTATCGGTCTCACGCTGATCCTGCTGACGACCGTGCTCACGCCGATCGTGATCCTTGCCGCCTGGGACGATCGACTGCCTCAAGCCAGCAACACCAACGCGTACTTCGCGTGGATGCTTGCGGTTGAGGGCCTCGCGCTCGGTGCCTTCATGGCGACGGACGCCTTCCTGTTCTACGTGTTCTTCGAGGCGACGCTGATCCCGCTGTACTTCTTGATCGGCTCATTCGGCGGACCCAACCGCTCGTACGCCGCGGTGAAGTTCCTGATCTACAACCTGGTCGGCGGCTTGCTCATGCTCGCCTCGATCGTCGGCCTGTACGTCGTCAGCTCGCGTGACGGCGGCGCGACATACCTGCTCACCGATCTCTCCAACATCGAGATGAGCACCACGACCGAGCGCTTGCTGTTCCTTGGCTTCATGGCGGCATTCGCGATCAAGGCGCCGCTCTGGCCGCTGCACACGTGGCTACCCGATGCCGCTGGTCAGGCAACGCCGGGTACCTCGGTGCTGATGGTCAGCGTTGTCGACAAGATCGGCACGTTCGGCATGATCACCTGGTGCCTCTACCTGTTCCCCGAGGCGGCCGACTGGGCCAGCCCGGTGATCATCACTCTCGCGGTCATCAGCATCTTGTACGGAGCTCTGCTCGCGGTCGGCCAGGACGACATCCGACGCCTGATTGCGTTCACCTCTGTGTCGCACTTCGGCTTCATCATCCTGGGCATCTTCGCGTTCACCACGACCTCGATGGCGGGCTCGACGCTCTACATGTTCAACCACGGTCTCTCCACGGCGGCGCTGTTCCTGGTCACCGGCATGATGATCGCGCGTCGAGGGTCGGCCAAGATCTCCGACTTCGGTGGCGTACAGAAGATCGCTCCGATCATGTCGGGCATCCTGCTCATCGCCGGTCTGTCGAGCCTCTCGCTGCCAGGCCTCGCACCGTTCATCTCCGAGTTCATGGTGCTGGCCGGAACGTTCACTCGCTCGATCCCCGCGGCCGCCTTCGCGACGCTCGGCATCGTGCTCGCGGCGCTCTACATCCTGATCATGTACCAACGCACCATGACCGGCCCGCTGCGTGAGGACAACCAAGGTGTCCATGACCTCATTCCGCGCGAAATCGCGGCCCTCGCCCCTGCGATCGTGCTGATCATCGGCCTCGGATTCTTCCCGCAGCCTGTGCTCAACGTGATCAACCCGGCGATCGATGAGGTGGCGAGCCACATCGGCAAGGGCGACCCCGAACCGAAGTCACCCGTCTCGATTGCACCCACGACGCCGGAAGGGGGCCACGAATGA
- a CDS encoding polyprenyl synthetase family protein, with the protein MSSLGVPFTDDALEARVQTGIEEIERQLAIAVDSPEAFVAEAAAHLLNAGGKRFRPLLVMLAAEFGDQAHGDVPRAAVVVELTHLATLYHDDVMDEASMRRGAPSANSRWGNSVAILVGDYLFAQASDLVSDLGPESVRIQARTFSRLVQGQIRETLGPGEGDDQLEHYLSVVADKTGSLIATAARLGAKMAGAPLEVEETLTEFGERIGAAFQLSDDIIDIASETDDSGKTPGTDLREGVPTLPTLLALRSTDPESERLRSLLGKPLTDDAELAEAITLLRSHPAMDEARAYVRAETDAAQALLAKLPESSAREALQLLCTTVATRLG; encoded by the coding sequence GTGTCCAGTCTGGGTGTTCCGTTCACCGATGACGCCCTCGAAGCGCGCGTCCAGACCGGTATCGAAGAGATCGAGCGCCAGCTGGCTATCGCGGTCGACAGCCCCGAGGCTTTCGTCGCCGAAGCGGCGGCTCACCTGCTCAACGCTGGTGGCAAGCGCTTCCGGCCGCTCCTGGTGATGCTGGCCGCCGAGTTCGGCGACCAGGCTCACGGCGATGTACCGCGCGCTGCCGTCGTCGTCGAGCTCACCCACCTCGCGACGCTCTATCACGATGACGTGATGGACGAGGCCTCCATGCGCCGCGGTGCACCGAGCGCCAACTCGCGCTGGGGCAACTCGGTCGCAATCCTCGTCGGTGACTATCTCTTCGCCCAGGCTTCCGATCTGGTGTCAGATCTCGGCCCGGAGAGCGTGCGTATCCAGGCCCGTACGTTCTCGCGCCTGGTCCAGGGTCAGATTCGCGAGACTCTCGGCCCTGGCGAGGGTGACGACCAGCTCGAGCACTACCTGTCCGTCGTGGCCGACAAGACCGGATCGCTCATCGCCACGGCTGCTCGCCTAGGCGCCAAGATGGCCGGCGCGCCGCTCGAGGTCGAGGAGACGCTAACCGAGTTCGGCGAGCGCATCGGTGCCGCCTTCCAGCTCAGCGACGACATCATCGACATCGCCAGCGAGACCGATGACTCGGGCAAGACTCCCGGCACGGACCTGCGTGAAGGTGTACCGACTCTTCCGACTCTGCTTGCACTGCGCTCGACCGATCCCGAGAGCGAACGGCTCCGGTCTTTGCTGGGCAAGCCGCTGACCGACGATGCCGAGCTCGCCGAGGCAATCACGCTCCTGCGCTCGCACCCGGCGATGGATGAAGCGCGCGCGTACGTACGAGCTGAGACCGACGCAGCACAGGCCTTGCTGGCCAAGCTGCCCGAGAGCTCAGCGCGCGAAGCGCTGCAGCTGCTCTGCACCACCGTCGCCACGCGCCTCGGCTAG
- the nuoN gene encoding NADH-quinone oxidoreductase subunit NuoN, which produces MISAELPPLDAPHIEYSLLAPLFIIAGVAVLGVVVEAVWPRASRFTAQAILAVVGVIAALVDTVWVYQNLDKIDDPKLARGLIGAEGALSIDGPGVYTWGILLVFALMSMLLFAERRLEGGLSAFTGRAADAPGSAGEAEAISKRIEHSEVFPLALFSLVGMMLFASSNDLLTMFVALEVLSLPLYLLCGIARRRRLLSQEAALKYFLLGAFSSVFFLYGIALTYGFAGSFRLSDIDVAVSTRTGGTNMLLAAIALMVVGLLFKIGAVPFHTWTPDVYQGAPTPVTAFMAAGTKAAAFLAMLRVLFVAFGGSSWDWRPTIIGIAVITMFLGAVVSISQTDVKRMLAYSSIAHAGFLLVGLVGVYGGVAGEERITSVSSILFYLAVYGVASIGAFAVVTLVRDSGGETTHLSRWAGLGKTSPLLAGAFALFMLSFAGIPLTGGFIGKWSVFTAAWSGGVWPLVVIGVLVSALAAYFYVRVIVLMFFTDPVGDGPTVAVPSALTTVVIAFAVVATVGLGILPGPLLDLAQHAGAFVR; this is translated from the coding sequence ATGATCTCGGCAGAACTGCCCCCGCTCGACGCACCGCACATTGAGTACTCGCTGCTTGCGCCGCTGTTCATCATCGCCGGCGTTGCTGTGCTCGGTGTCGTCGTCGAGGCCGTGTGGCCACGTGCCTCGCGCTTCACGGCGCAGGCGATCCTTGCGGTCGTCGGTGTCATTGCGGCACTCGTCGACACCGTGTGGGTCTACCAAAATCTCGACAAGATCGATGACCCCAAGCTCGCCCGAGGTTTGATCGGCGCCGAAGGTGCGCTCTCGATCGACGGTCCCGGCGTCTACACGTGGGGCATCCTGCTGGTGTTTGCCCTGATGAGCATGTTGCTGTTCGCCGAGCGTCGACTCGAGGGCGGGCTCAGCGCGTTCACGGGCCGTGCGGCCGATGCACCCGGCTCAGCTGGCGAGGCTGAAGCGATCTCCAAGCGCATCGAGCACTCCGAGGTCTTCCCGCTGGCACTGTTCTCGTTGGTCGGCATGATGCTGTTCGCGTCGTCCAACGATCTGCTGACGATGTTTGTCGCGCTCGAGGTGCTGTCGCTCCCGCTCTACCTGCTGTGTGGCATCGCTCGACGTCGCCGGCTGCTGAGCCAGGAAGCTGCACTCAAGTACTTCCTTCTTGGTGCCTTCTCGTCGGTGTTCTTCTTGTACGGCATCGCGCTGACGTACGGCTTCGCTGGCAGCTTCCGGCTCTCTGACATTGACGTTGCGGTGTCGACTCGAACGGGCGGCACCAACATGCTGCTCGCCGCGATCGCCCTGATGGTTGTCGGTCTGCTGTTCAAGATCGGCGCCGTGCCGTTCCACACCTGGACGCCCGATGTCTATCAAGGTGCGCCGACCCCGGTCACGGCGTTCATGGCGGCGGGCACCAAGGCTGCGGCATTCCTCGCGATGCTGCGCGTGCTGTTCGTGGCATTCGGCGGATCGTCGTGGGATTGGCGACCGACGATCATCGGCATCGCGGTCATCACGATGTTCCTCGGCGCGGTCGTCTCGATCTCGCAGACCGACGTCAAGCGCATGCTCGCCTACTCCTCAATCGCCCACGCAGGCTTCCTGCTCGTCGGCCTCGTCGGTGTCTATGGCGGAGTGGCTGGCGAAGAACGCATCACCTCGGTGTCGAGCATCCTGTTCTACCTCGCGGTCTACGGAGTCGCGTCGATCGGTGCGTTCGCTGTCGTGACACTCGTACGCGATTCCGGCGGCGAGACCACGCACCTCTCGCGATGGGCTGGACTCGGCAAGACTTCGCCCCTGTTGGCTGGCGCGTTCGCGCTGTTCATGCTGTCGTTCGCCGGCATCCCGCTGACTGGTGGCTTCATTGGAAAGTGGAGCGTCTTCACCGCAGCGTGGTCAGGTGGCGTGTGGCCGCTGGTCGTGATCGGTGTGCTGGTGAGCGCCCTGGCTGCGTACTTCTACGTCCGCGTGATCGTGCTGATGTTCTTCACCGATCCGGTGGGGGATGGGCCGACGGTGGCTGTCCCGAGCGCGCTGACTACCGTAGTGATCGCCTTCGCCGTCGTGGCGACGGTCGGTCTGGGTATCCTTCCCGGACCGCTGCTCGATCTTGCGCAGCACGCTGGCGCCTTCGTGCGCTGA